From a region of the Chitinophaga caseinilytica genome:
- a CDS encoding NAD-dependent epimerase/dehydratase family protein yields the protein MALHTLLGANGTIASALLPVLQAEGQQVRLVSRNPKPVPGTESIAADVLDYEQVLHAVKGSDIVYMLVGIQYNASVWERDWPVIMRNVINACKAANARLIFFDNAYMYGKVDGDITETTPYRPVSRKGKVRAGVAQMLEAEMRSGALKGIIARAVDFYGPGVTDKSAAGVLVFANMKKGKKAQWFLNADVPRSYNYTPDAARALYMLSQSEDAFGQIWHLPCVSPALTGRQFIQLAAKEMGATNSVTVLPKWLLKVIGWFNPFMREMQEMQYQDAFPFRFSSSKFEKHFHFTPTSYEAGVKATAQWYLAQP from the coding sequence ATGGCATTGCACACACTCCTCGGCGCCAACGGCACCATCGCCTCCGCCCTCCTCCCCGTTCTCCAGGCCGAAGGCCAGCAGGTCCGCCTCGTTTCGCGGAACCCCAAACCCGTTCCCGGCACGGAATCCATTGCCGCCGATGTGCTCGACTACGAACAGGTGCTCCATGCGGTGAAGGGCTCCGATATCGTGTATATGCTCGTCGGCATTCAGTACAATGCGTCGGTCTGGGAGCGCGACTGGCCCGTGATCATGCGCAACGTCATCAATGCCTGCAAAGCCGCCAATGCCAGGCTCATCTTCTTCGACAACGCCTACATGTACGGAAAAGTAGATGGCGACATCACCGAAACCACGCCCTACCGCCCCGTTAGCCGCAAAGGAAAGGTGCGCGCCGGTGTAGCCCAAATGCTCGAAGCCGAAATGCGGTCCGGTGCATTAAAAGGCATCATCGCCAGGGCCGTCGATTTTTACGGGCCCGGCGTTACCGACAAAAGCGCCGCCGGCGTGCTCGTGTTCGCCAACATGAAAAAAGGGAAAAAGGCGCAATGGTTCCTCAACGCCGACGTTCCCCGCTCCTACAACTATACGCCCGACGCCGCAAGGGCTTTGTATATGCTTTCCCAAAGCGAAGACGCCTTCGGGCAGATATGGCACCTGCCTTGTGTCAGCCCCGCGCTAACCGGCCGCCAGTTCATACAGCTCGCCGCCAAAGAAATGGGCGCAACAAACAGCGTGACCGTTTTGCCGAAATGGCTCCTCAAAGTCATCGGCTGGTTCAACCCCTTCATGCGCGAAATGCAGGAAATGCAGTACCAGGACGCGTTCCCGTTCCGCTTCAGCTCCTCCAAATTCGAAAAACACTTCCATTTCACACCCACTTCCTACGAAGCCGGCGTGAAGGCCACCGCCCAATGGTACCTCGCACAGCCCTGA
- a CDS encoding helix-turn-helix domain-containing protein → MDIYGKKYDRDERLKDVLQPLYAIQAPESAATEVFHLSPNLEMLLIFSFGEPLRYTFDRSEALQQTMDNIMVLGPLRRMLTYERPGGTDILVLPFVLDGFYRLLGISPDDIDLSVADDPRFAQTAVRLEAMHASLAKFSDPMERAAAAEKMILQAVAPSEPASVPLLENLDAIRDPALNPVKVIAEQWDITERTVQQRFRKYGGYSPKELIRFLRFKAVVNWLLEHPSQKPDWFFLIEHFGYHDQSHLIKDFRHYTGAPPKEFLKMNGDGSFCTSWIPED, encoded by the coding sequence ATGGATATATACGGTAAGAAATATGACAGGGATGAAAGGTTGAAAGACGTGCTACAGCCGCTGTACGCTATCCAGGCGCCGGAAAGCGCCGCTACTGAGGTGTTTCATTTGTCGCCCAACCTGGAAATGCTGCTGATCTTCAGTTTCGGCGAACCGTTGCGCTATACGTTCGACCGGTCGGAAGCTCTCCAGCAAACGATGGACAACATCATGGTACTGGGCCCCCTCCGCCGGATGCTCACCTACGAACGCCCCGGCGGAACCGATATTTTGGTATTGCCTTTTGTGCTCGACGGCTTTTATCGCCTGCTGGGCATTTCTCCCGACGATATCGATCTGTCGGTGGCAGACGATCCCCGCTTCGCGCAAACGGCCGTCCGGCTGGAGGCGATGCATGCATCCCTCGCCAAATTTTCCGATCCGATGGAGCGCGCCGCCGCCGCGGAAAAGATGATCCTGCAAGCCGTAGCGCCTTCGGAACCGGCGTCTGTTCCCCTCCTCGAAAACCTCGACGCCATCCGCGACCCGGCCCTCAACCCGGTAAAAGTGATCGCGGAGCAATGGGATATTACGGAGCGCACCGTGCAGCAGCGATTCCGGAAATACGGCGGGTATTCACCCAAGGAACTGATCCGGTTCCTGCGCTTCAAAGCCGTGGTGAACTGGCTACTGGAGCACCCTTCGCAGAAGCCGGACTGGTTTTTCCTTATCGAGCATTTCGGTTACCACGACCAAAGCCACCTCATCAAGGATTTCAGGCATTATACCGGCGCCCCGCCGAAAGAATTCCTGAAAATGAATGGGGACGGCAGTTTCTGCACGAGCTGGATCCCGGAGGATTGA
- a CDS encoding VOC family protein — translation MNILRLDHLVLTVADIDATCAFYTVVLGMETTTFGEGRKALRFGDQKINLHQRGQEFEPKAEHPLPGSADLCFITDTPLEAVVRTLEHHNIPIIEKGVIRTGATGPIRSVYFRDPDGNLVEVSNYLKYATAL, via the coding sequence ATGAACATTCTCCGGCTCGATCATTTGGTGCTAACCGTGGCGGACATAGACGCTACCTGCGCGTTTTACACGGTGGTACTGGGCATGGAAACGACGACTTTCGGCGAGGGCCGGAAGGCCCTTCGTTTCGGGGACCAGAAAATCAACCTGCACCAGCGCGGGCAGGAATTTGAGCCCAAAGCCGAACATCCCCTCCCCGGCTCGGCCGACCTCTGTTTCATTACCGACACGCCGCTGGAAGCCGTAGTGCGAACGCTGGAACATCACAACATTCCCATCATCGAAAAAGGCGTGATCCGCACCGGCGCTACCGGCCCCATCCGTTCCGTTTACTTCCGCGATCCTGACGGGAACCTGGTAGAAGTGAGCAATTATCTGAAATATGCGACGGCATTGTAA
- a CDS encoding DUF6929 family protein — MLLQPTISLLREQTLPDFPSGSALAFKDGRLYLVGDDARELRILDTQYKTAGSIQLFSHPQYRIPKPEKADLESAVVLKHKQAQYLAAFGSASLETRRQILLLPLPFRTSDHPVIYTHYAADFLDAIGRQLHDINIEGATIAANKLVLANRGHEDNPHNTLIIARPDCWNPMHNDHPFLQQIKLPESSRGFRGVSDLCYIPGRDLLLLTLTTEATASTYDDGIIGDSYLAVIRDYSKKMRNGTVMPDEMVNLTSVSAVFAGQKIEGICLEKNRAEGLLLHLVADNDAGDSRLFTINAML; from the coding sequence ATGCTCCTTCAACCCACCATCAGCCTCCTCCGCGAACAGACGCTGCCCGATTTCCCTTCCGGCTCCGCACTCGCTTTTAAAGACGGACGACTGTACCTCGTGGGAGACGATGCCCGGGAGCTCCGCATCCTCGATACGCAATACAAGACCGCGGGTTCCATACAGCTGTTCTCCCATCCGCAGTACCGCATTCCAAAACCGGAGAAGGCCGACCTGGAATCGGCCGTGGTACTGAAACACAAGCAGGCACAATACCTGGCGGCCTTCGGATCGGCCAGCCTCGAAACCCGCCGGCAAATATTGCTCCTGCCCCTGCCCTTCCGCACCAGCGACCATCCCGTCATCTATACCCATTATGCCGCCGATTTCCTCGACGCCATCGGCCGGCAGTTGCACGACATCAATATCGAAGGCGCCACCATCGCCGCCAACAAGCTTGTGCTGGCGAACCGGGGGCACGAAGACAATCCGCATAATACCCTCATCATTGCCCGGCCGGATTGCTGGAACCCCATGCACAACGACCATCCTTTCCTCCAGCAGATCAAACTGCCGGAATCGAGCCGGGGATTCCGTGGCGTGTCTGACCTATGCTACATTCCCGGCCGCGACCTGCTCCTCCTGACCCTGACCACCGAAGCCACCGCCAGCACGTACGACGACGGTATCATCGGCGACAGCTACCTGGCCGTGATCCGCGATTACAGCAAAAAAATGCGGAACGGAACGGTGATGCCCGACGAAATGGTGAACCTGACGAGCGTATCGGCCGTATTCGCCGGACAAAAGATCGAGGGCATCTGCCTGGAAAAAAACCGGGCGGAAGGCCTGCTGCTCCACCTGGTGGCCGATAACGACGCGGGCGACAGCCGTCTTTTCACCATCAACGCCATGCTGTAA
- a CDS encoding secondary thiamine-phosphate synthase enzyme YjbQ produces the protein MRMYQEMLRLPGKRRGFHLVTEEVLRAIPAIREMRTGMLQVFIQHTSASLTVNENADPTVRRDFETFFNKAVPENDPDYEHDYEGADDMPAHLKSSLLGCSVLLPVRNGRPALGTWQGIYLCEHRDEGGPRNLVITLWGE, from the coding sequence ATGAGAATGTACCAGGAAATGTTGCGGTTGCCGGGAAAACGCAGGGGCTTTCACCTTGTTACGGAGGAAGTGCTCCGCGCGATACCGGCCATCCGGGAGATGAGAACAGGCATGCTGCAAGTGTTCATCCAGCATACGTCTGCCTCGCTGACGGTGAACGAGAACGCCGACCCCACGGTGCGCCGCGATTTCGAGACGTTCTTCAACAAAGCCGTTCCGGAAAACGATCCCGATTACGAGCACGACTACGAAGGCGCCGACGACATGCCGGCGCATCTCAAATCCTCACTGCTCGGCTGCTCCGTGCTGTTGCCCGTGCGCAACGGCCGGCCGGCCCTCGGCACCTGGCAGGGCATTTATCTCTGTGAGCACCGCGACGAAGGCGGCCCACGCAACCTGGTCATTACCCTCTGGGGCGAATAA